A window of the Balneola sp. genome harbors these coding sequences:
- the trxA gene encoding thioredoxin → MMSKPIEFTDGNFDEEVLKSDKPVLVDFWAEWCGPCRMIGPIVEELAGEYEGKAKIGKVDVDSNPEISVKYGIRSIPSLLIFKNGEVVDQIVGAVPKSHLSKQLEAQVA, encoded by the coding sequence ATTATGTCAAAACCAATCGAATTTACCGACGGCAATTTTGATGAAGAAGTACTTAAGTCTGATAAACCAGTATTGGTTGATTTCTGGGCTGAATGGTGCGGACCTTGCCGAATGATCGGACCTATTGTTGAAGAGCTTGCCGGTGAGTATGAAGGCAAAGCTAAAATTGGAAAAGTAGATGTGGATAGTAATCCTGAGATTTCCGTGAAGTACGGAATCAGAAGTATTCCTTCTCTGTTGATTTTCAAAAATGGTGAAGTAGTTGACCAGATTGTAGGAGCTGTTCCTAAATCTCATCTTAGCAAGCAGCTTGAGGCTCAGGTAGCTTAA
- a CDS encoding efflux transporter periplasmic adaptor subunit, giving the protein MKRTLIILGILILLGLLAYPKVQSYMESSNAPAASSGNAPVFVDVFVVQPDTIENNIFTTGTLIANEEVELASESSGLIEEIYLQEGQPVEKGQLLIKINDSELKAQLNRADFRLNLAVDREKRQKQLLDKGGISQEEYDATLNEVNVLRAEVALIEAQIAKTEIRAPFSGNVGLKYVSDGSYITPNTRIATLQDIDPIKIDFSIPERYAAMLEVGNKVEFTVSGQDETLTASVYAKEPRINTETRSLQVRATSNNTGGRLLPGAFADIELTLSTIDNALMVPSISLVPELQGQKVFVLRDGKVQPVSVQTGLRNETKVQITEGISAGDSVLTAGLLQVRPGMTVNVDNVETE; this is encoded by the coding sequence ATGAAGCGAACTCTTATCATTTTAGGTATTCTGATTTTATTGGGTCTTCTGGCCTACCCTAAAGTTCAGAGCTATATGGAATCTTCAAATGCACCAGCAGCCTCATCAGGAAATGCTCCTGTTTTTGTGGACGTATTTGTGGTTCAGCCCGACACCATTGAGAACAACATCTTCACGACCGGAACCCTGATTGCAAACGAAGAAGTTGAGCTTGCAAGTGAAAGCTCTGGTTTGATTGAAGAGATCTATTTACAAGAAGGTCAGCCGGTTGAGAAAGGGCAGTTGCTTATTAAAATAAACGACAGTGAATTAAAGGCCCAGCTTAACCGGGCAGATTTCAGGCTTAATTTGGCTGTAGATCGCGAAAAGCGCCAGAAACAGTTGCTGGACAAAGGAGGCATCAGTCAGGAAGAATATGATGCTACCCTGAATGAGGTTAATGTATTGAGAGCCGAAGTAGCTCTGATAGAGGCTCAGATTGCTAAAACTGAAATCAGGGCGCCATTCTCAGGTAATGTGGGTCTTAAATATGTAAGTGATGGAAGCTATATCACCCCAAACACCCGCATTGCTACTTTGCAGGATATTGATCCCATTAAAATCGACTTTTCAATTCCGGAACGATATGCAGCAATGCTGGAAGTAGGCAATAAAGTAGAGTTTACGGTTTCAGGTCAGGACGAGACTTTAACAGCCAGTGTATATGCCAAAGAGCCAAGGATTAATACGGAAACACGTTCGTTACAGGTAAGAGCTACAAGCAACAATACAGGAGGAAGGCTTCTTCCCGGGGCATTTGCCGATATAGAATTGACGCTTTCAACCATTGATAATGCGCTTATGGTGCCTTCAATTTCGCTAGTGCCTGAACTTCAGGGACAAAAAGTGTTTGTATTAAGAGATGGGAAAGTACAGCCGGTGTCTGTTCAAACAGGGCTCAGAAATGAAACTAAAGTTCAGATTACAGAAGGGATTTCAGCTGGAGATTCCGTACTAACAGCTGGATTACTTCAGGTACGGCCGGGAATGACGGTTAAT